The following proteins come from a genomic window of Candidatus Bipolaricaulis sibiricus:
- a CDS encoding 5'-nucleotidase — protein MRRTMFLLAAVAISVAVGGWSQDWTVTILHTNDTHSQLENMARQASLIDEIRLQVPDALLLHAGDAVMGTLYYTVHKGLAEAWVLEQMGFTAMALGNHEFNEGPRGLAKFADQVSFPLLCANFDFTGEPLLHGRIVPYIVVEAGGGRVGILGLTTESTSWSSNPGPNIEIHDPFAAARTAVAELTALGVHAIVALSHLGWERDLELARSVTGIDIVVGGHSHTLPDTYPAVVERTLVNLNTATSEELQTLRGIGPALAQRIIDYRQTHGPFQTIEDITKVSGIGSATLAGIRDRISVVDAVVPALVVQAGERALHVGWLEATFDDGGVLRSWRGELIPVDKLPMNAQIEAQLAVFREPIAALKGEVIGETKVDLDGERGHVRTRETNLGNLIADAMLWKAAPAGAQIAVQNGGGIRGSIPMGQITLGQALEVLPFGNYLVVLTLTGEQILAALENGVSQVEKVAGRFPHVAGMRFTWDPARPAGQRIVSAEVLTADGFAPIRRTSTYKVVTNNFLAGGGDGFESFRNAKESVVLAFVDADVLADYVRQHTPIRAEVEGRIVEVK, from the coding sequence ATGAGGAGAACGATGTTCCTGCTAGCGGCTGTGGCCATCAGCGTGGCTGTGGGGGGCTGGTCACAGGACTGGACGGTCACCATTCTCCACACGAACGATACCCATTCCCAGCTTGAGAACATGGCCCGCCAGGCGTCACTGATCGACGAGATCCGGCTTCAGGTTCCCGACGCCCTGCTCCTCCACGCGGGGGACGCAGTGATGGGCACCTTGTACTACACGGTGCACAAAGGTCTGGCAGAGGCGTGGGTTCTGGAGCAGATGGGGTTCACGGCAATGGCGTTGGGCAACCATGAGTTCAACGAAGGCCCCCGGGGTCTGGCCAAGTTCGCCGACCAGGTGAGCTTCCCACTCCTCTGTGCCAACTTCGACTTCACGGGGGAACCCCTTCTCCACGGGCGGATCGTCCCCTACATCGTTGTCGAGGCGGGCGGTGGCCGGGTGGGCATTCTCGGCCTGACCACGGAGAGCACGTCGTGGAGTTCAAACCCGGGACCGAACATCGAGATCCACGATCCGTTCGCCGCTGCCCGGACAGCAGTGGCCGAGCTGACGGCGCTCGGGGTTCACGCGATCGTGGCCCTCAGCCATCTGGGGTGGGAGCGCGATCTCGAGCTCGCGCGTTCGGTGACGGGCATCGACATCGTGGTCGGGGGGCACTCCCACACGCTGCCCGACACGTATCCGGCTGTGGTGGAGCGAACCCTCGTCAACCTCAACACCGCGACATCCGAGGAGCTGCAGACCCTGCGGGGAATCGGTCCGGCGTTGGCACAGCGGATCATCGACTACCGCCAGACCCACGGCCCGTTCCAGACGATCGAGGACATCACGAAGGTGAGCGGGATCGGCAGTGCCACACTGGCCGGTATCCGCGACCGGATCTCGGTTGTGGACGCTGTGGTGCCAGCACTGGTCGTCCAGGCAGGCGAGCGAGCCCTCCACGTTGGCTGGTTGGAGGCGACCTTCGACGACGGGGGCGTCTTGAGGTCCTGGAGGGGGGAGCTCATTCCCGTGGACAAGTTGCCGATGAACGCGCAGATCGAGGCGCAGCTCGCGGTGTTTCGCGAGCCGATCGCTGCGTTGAAGGGCGAGGTGATCGGGGAGACGAAGGTCGACCTCGATGGTGAACGTGGCCATGTACGAACCCGGGAGACGAACCTTGGGAACCTCATTGCCGACGCGATGCTATGGAAGGCGGCCCCTGCTGGAGCCCAGATCGCCGTTCAGAACGGAGGGGGAATCCGTGGGTCCATCCCGATGGGACAGATCACGCTCGGCCAGGCGCTGGAGGTTCTCCCGTTTGGCAACTATCTGGTGGTGCTCACCCTTACGGGCGAGCAGATTCTGGCGGCGCTTGAGAACGGAGTCTCTCAGGTGGAGAAGGTTGCGGGTCGGTTTCCTCATGTTGCGGGGATGCGGTTCACGTGGGACCCCGCCCGCCCAGCGGGGCAACGGATCGTGTCGGCCGAAGTTCTTACCGCAGACGGATTCGCTCCCATTCGCAGGACATCCACCTACAAGGTTGTCACGAACAACTTCCTCGCGGGCGGCGGGGACGGATTCGAGTCGTTCCGGAACGCGAAGGAGAGTGTCGTTCTCGCCTTCGTGGATGCCGACGTGCTTGCCGACTACGTGCGCCAGCACACCCCGATTCGCGCCGAGGTCGAGGGCCGGATCGTCGAGGTCAAGTAG
- a CDS encoding Purine nucleoside phosphorylase: MEEMERIERAAKALSRLGTPEVAVVLGSGLSSVFPLEEERVLSFREISGFPVPSVAGHAGEVAVGVVSGRTVLVQRGRVHHYEGYPLADVVFSVRVYARLGVRVLVLTNASGGIAHGLEAGDLVLLSDHVNLLGDNPLRGANLDPLGPRFPDMTAVYDPALRRTARDVARSLGIGLKEGVYLATLGPSYETPAEIRAFRALGADLVGMSTVPEAIAARHAGMRVLAISCVTNLAAGVSPAPLSHDEVIETSRRRAADLGRLLTALVPRL; encoded by the coding sequence ATGGAGGAGATGGAGCGCATCGAGCGGGCCGCGAAGGCGCTTTCCAGGCTGGGGACGCCCGAGGTGGCCGTGGTCTTGGGGTCGGGGCTGTCCAGTGTGTTCCCCCTGGAGGAGGAGAGGGTACTATCCTTCCGCGAGATCTCGGGCTTTCCCGTGCCGTCCGTGGCGGGCCACGCCGGTGAGGTGGCTGTGGGTGTTGTCTCCGGACGAACTGTCCTTGTCCAGCGGGGTCGGGTCCATCACTATGAGGGATACCCGCTAGCCGATGTCGTTTTTTCTGTTCGGGTCTACGCGCGGCTCGGGGTACGCGTGCTTGTTCTCACCAATGCCTCGGGAGGGATCGCCCATGGTTTGGAGGCAGGGGATCTGGTGCTCCTCTCCGACCATGTCAACCTCCTCGGCGACAACCCACTGCGGGGGGCAAACCTGGACCCCCTCGGACCGCGTTTCCCCGACATGACAGCGGTCTACGATCCCGCGCTGCGCAGGACGGCGCGAGACGTGGCGCGTTCTCTGGGGATCGGCCTCAAGGAAGGGGTGTACCTGGCAACCCTGGGTCCGTCGTACGAGACGCCAGCCGAGATCCGCGCGTTTCGCGCACTGGGGGCGGACCTCGTGGGGATGTCCACTGTCCCCGAGGCAATCGCTGCCCGTCATGCCGGAATGAGGGTCTTGGCGATTTCGTGTGTCACGAACCTCGCTGCAGGGGTATCTCCCGCGCCCCTGTCCCACGACGAGGTCATCGAGACCTCACGCCGTCGGGCCGCGGATCTGGGCCGCCTCCTCACGGCTCTCGTGCCGCGTCTCTAG
- a CDS encoding DNA repair protein RadA, with protein MPFHCRECGYQSPKWLGRCPGCGKWETFEEASGPSPAGGTASGDPPRPLADVPALSGERLVTGMPEVDRVLGGLLPGTVVLFGGEPGVGKSTLLLQLASRLAARHGKVLYVSGEEAVAQVKLRADRLGISDAMLYVQAEQELLPIVRAVEAIEPAVLVVDSLQTVLARPEGGEIGSVAQVREAAAQLARLAKGLGIVTFLVSHITKGGEFAGPKTVEHLVDAAVQLEGVREGDLRLLRCLKNRFGSTAEVAVLQMGPTGLTEVPNPSLFFVSQDRVPKPGAAIVPVLEGSRTLLVEIQALIAPGSGFGPPQRRTAGLDLNRTSVLLAVIEKYLGVHVRAMDVYLAVAGGLDVREPAADLGVCAAILGSVRGRPIASDTVLLGEVGLSGEIRPVRKGPERLREVAKLGFSRAVAPKGPLPKRLSLEVVQAQSLQEAMEALELT; from the coding sequence ATGCCCTTCCACTGCCGGGAGTGCGGCTACCAGTCTCCGAAGTGGCTGGGCCGATGCCCCGGCTGTGGGAAGTGGGAGACGTTCGAGGAGGCGTCGGGCCCCTCACCCGCGGGAGGAACGGCCAGCGGTGATCCTCCACGGCCTCTGGCCGATGTCCCGGCTCTGTCCGGCGAGCGCCTGGTGACGGGCATGCCCGAGGTGGATCGGGTGCTTGGCGGGCTCTTGCCCGGAACCGTGGTCCTGTTCGGGGGGGAGCCTGGCGTGGGCAAGTCCACACTGCTGCTCCAGCTCGCCTCCCGGCTTGCTGCGCGGCACGGGAAGGTCCTCTACGTGTCGGGCGAGGAAGCGGTGGCCCAGGTCAAGCTGCGAGCGGACCGGTTGGGCATCTCCGATGCCATGCTCTATGTGCAGGCTGAGCAGGAACTCCTTCCGATCGTGCGGGCGGTGGAGGCGATCGAGCCAGCCGTGCTCGTGGTGGACTCGCTCCAGACGGTGCTCGCCCGTCCCGAGGGCGGGGAGATCGGGAGTGTTGCTCAGGTGCGCGAGGCCGCTGCTCAGCTTGCCCGGTTGGCCAAGGGGCTGGGGATCGTCACCTTTCTTGTCTCCCACATCACGAAGGGGGGCGAGTTCGCGGGCCCCAAGACCGTGGAGCACCTCGTGGACGCGGCCGTGCAGCTGGAGGGGGTCCGGGAGGGGGACCTCCGCCTGTTGCGCTGTCTCAAGAACAGGTTCGGATCCACGGCCGAAGTTGCTGTGCTCCAGATGGGGCCGACCGGGCTCACGGAGGTTCCGAACCCTTCGCTGTTCTTTGTCTCCCAGGATCGGGTGCCGAAGCCAGGAGCAGCGATTGTGCCTGTGCTGGAAGGATCGCGGACCCTCCTCGTCGAGATCCAGGCACTGATCGCCCCGGGAAGCGGGTTTGGCCCCCCGCAGCGTCGAACAGCGGGGCTCGACCTCAATCGAACCTCCGTTCTGTTGGCTGTAATCGAGAAGTACCTCGGGGTGCACGTGCGGGCGATGGATGTGTACCTCGCGGTCGCCGGTGGACTGGATGTGCGGGAACCCGCCGCCGACCTTGGCGTGTGCGCGGCGATTCTGGGGAGTGTTCGAGGGAGACCGATCGCTTCCGACACCGTGCTCCTGGGCGAGGTGGGTCTGTCTGGGGAGATCCGTCCTGTGCGGAAGGGACCCGAGCGGCTTCGCGAGGTTGCGAAGCTCGGGTTCAGTCGGGCGGTAGCGCCGAAGGGCCCCCTCCCCAAGCGGCTATCGTTGGAGGTGGTACAGGCACAGAGCCTGCAGGAAGCGATGGAGGCGCTCGAGCTGACCTGA
- a CDS encoding ClpB protein encodes MYEKFSKESMKLLAASQEEAGDWRHRYVGTEHLLLAAARMEGSRVARFLDSKGLNYERIVRFVERQKGRGKVHVPPDELEPTQRLRRVMKLAYEEARRDGVEAIEPEHLVLGILREGECTAAEILRAQGIDLRSAREHFALGRRGGVRVRTSHSRLPGELGEFGRNLVEEAASGALDPVIGRDRELERVVEILCRRKKNNPALIGESGVGKTAIVEGLAQKIAAGDVPSALAQKEIVELDMAGIVAGTKYRGEFEQRLKTILNQVMSVDNIILFIDELQTVVGAGGAEGAIDASAILKPPLASGALQCIGTATPDDYRKSIEKDPALKRRFKTVYVDEPSVEDTVKILHGLRQRYEEHHGVQITDDALWQAARLADRYITDQFLPDKAIDLIDETAAKVRLAATELPPEARELLEEITRLEDEEEAAVADQNYELAARIRDRRTARVEELKKFEEAGREPTVPVVAGERVAATVSAWTGIPIRHLQEEDTARLVHMEEKIHERYVGQDEAVKSVARAIRRAYAGVKDPRRPIGSFLFLGPTGVGKTELARTLAGFLFGDDDALIRIDMSEYVERFAVSRLVGAPPGYVGYEEAGQLTEAVRRRPYSVVLFDEIEKAHRDVFNILLQVMDDGILTDSQGRKVDFRNTVLIMTSNVGSKLIVDRTGVGFSTADVESEQAYRDMKARVMSEVRKEFSPEFLNRLDDVIVFHSLTRDQVKAIADLFIGRLGSRLREEHGIELVLDPSAWEIITERGYDEKYGARPMGRAIERLLEDPIAERILTKEFPSGCRVIAQAQDGEITVRKE; translated from the coding sequence ATGTACGAGAAATTCTCCAAGGAGTCCATGAAACTGCTGGCCGCGTCTCAGGAAGAAGCGGGCGACTGGCGCCACCGGTACGTGGGGACCGAGCACCTGCTCCTGGCTGCGGCGCGCATGGAGGGATCCCGTGTGGCGCGGTTCCTGGACTCCAAGGGGCTCAACTACGAGCGGATCGTGCGGTTCGTCGAGCGTCAGAAAGGGCGCGGCAAGGTGCACGTACCGCCGGACGAGCTCGAGCCAACGCAGCGCCTGCGGCGGGTGATGAAGCTCGCCTACGAAGAGGCGCGGCGCGACGGCGTGGAGGCAATCGAGCCCGAGCACCTCGTCCTGGGAATCCTGCGCGAGGGAGAGTGCACGGCAGCGGAGATTCTGAGAGCACAAGGGATCGATCTTCGCTCGGCCCGTGAGCACTTTGCTCTGGGACGCAGAGGCGGGGTCCGAGTTCGGACCAGCCACAGCCGCCTTCCGGGGGAGCTCGGGGAGTTCGGCCGCAACTTGGTCGAGGAGGCGGCGAGCGGTGCCCTGGACCCGGTCATCGGCCGCGACCGCGAACTGGAACGAGTTGTGGAGATTCTGTGCCGCCGGAAGAAGAACAACCCGGCCCTCATCGGTGAATCCGGCGTCGGCAAGACGGCGATCGTGGAAGGCCTCGCCCAAAAGATCGCAGCCGGCGATGTCCCTTCAGCACTGGCCCAGAAGGAAATCGTCGAGCTCGACATGGCAGGCATCGTGGCCGGCACGAAGTACCGCGGGGAATTCGAGCAGCGGCTGAAGACGATCCTCAACCAGGTCATGAGCGTGGACAACATCATCCTGTTCATCGACGAGCTCCAGACTGTGGTAGGGGCAGGCGGGGCAGAGGGAGCCATCGATGCCTCGGCGATCCTCAAGCCGCCGCTGGCGTCGGGAGCGCTGCAGTGCATTGGAACTGCAACCCCCGACGACTACCGCAAGTCGATCGAGAAGGATCCGGCTCTCAAACGCCGCTTCAAGACGGTGTACGTGGATGAGCCGTCTGTCGAGGACACGGTGAAGATCCTCCACGGCCTGCGCCAAAGGTACGAGGAGCACCACGGGGTTCAGATCACGGATGACGCACTGTGGCAGGCAGCGCGGCTTGCCGATCGCTACATCACCGACCAGTTCTTGCCCGACAAGGCGATCGACCTCATCGACGAGACGGCGGCGAAGGTGCGCTTGGCGGCGACCGAGCTTCCCCCGGAGGCGCGGGAGCTGCTGGAGGAGATCACGCGGCTCGAGGACGAAGAGGAAGCTGCTGTGGCCGATCAGAACTACGAGCTGGCCGCCCGAATCCGCGATCGACGGACCGCGAGGGTCGAGGAGCTCAAGAAGTTCGAGGAGGCAGGGCGCGAGCCGACCGTGCCGGTGGTGGCCGGGGAACGGGTAGCGGCGACGGTATCCGCCTGGACGGGAATCCCGATCCGCCACCTCCAGGAGGAGGACACGGCACGGCTCGTGCACATGGAAGAGAAGATCCACGAGCGGTACGTGGGGCAGGATGAGGCAGTGAAGTCGGTGGCCCGTGCGATCCGCCGCGCCTACGCCGGGGTGAAGGACCCCCGCCGCCCGATCGGGTCGTTCCTCTTCCTGGGGCCGACTGGCGTGGGGAAGACCGAACTCGCGCGCACGCTGGCAGGTTTCCTCTTTGGCGACGACGATGCTCTGATCCGAATCGACATGTCGGAGTACGTAGAGCGATTCGCGGTATCGCGCCTCGTCGGGGCCCCACCGGGATACGTGGGGTACGAAGAGGCAGGCCAGCTCACCGAGGCGGTCCGCCGTCGGCCGTATTCCGTGGTCCTGTTCGACGAGATCGAGAAGGCCCATCGAGATGTGTTCAACATTCTTCTCCAGGTCATGGACGATGGCATTCTGACCGACTCCCAGGGGCGGAAGGTGGACTTCCGCAACACTGTGCTCATCATGACCTCGAACGTCGGGAGCAAGCTCATCGTTGACCGCACCGGCGTCGGGTTCAGCACCGCGGATGTCGAGTCCGAGCAGGCGTATCGCGACATGAAGGCGCGGGTGATGAGCGAGGTCCGCAAGGAGTTCTCGCCGGAGTTCCTGAACCGGCTCGATGACGTGATCGTGTTCCACTCTCTCACTCGGGACCAAGTGAAAGCGATCGCTGACCTGTTCATCGGTCGGCTAGGGAGTCGCCTCCGCGAGGAACACGGGATCGAGCTTGTTCTCGACCCCTCGGCGTGGGAGATCATCACCGAGCGGGGTTACGACGAGAAGTACGGTGCCCGTCCGATGGGGCGAGCGATCGAGCGCCTCCTGGAGGATCCGATCGCCGAGCGAATCCTGACGAAGGAGTTCCCCTCTGGGTGCCGGGTGATCGCCCAAGCCCAGGACGGGGAGATCACGGTGCGGAAGGAGTAG
- a CDS encoding Peptidyl-tRNA hydrolase, with protein MRAVVGLGNVGPEYAASRHNVGFWVVERLIGRGGWKRRVQPWGEVYRSSAGYLLRPSTYMNRSGDAVRELLAQGSLTPQDLLVVYDEADLPVGALRLRPGGGPGTHRGMKSVLAALGTDDVPRLRVGIGRPADGGDWVDHVLSPPPREEVEALARAVDWASELAWEFLQSGIVGALDRFSRETRGPDRII; from the coding sequence TTGAGGGCAGTCGTCGGGCTCGGGAACGTCGGTCCGGAGTACGCGGCCAGCCGCCACAACGTCGGATTCTGGGTTGTCGAACGCCTCATCGGTCGAGGGGGCTGGAAACGTCGCGTGCAGCCGTGGGGGGAGGTCTACCGAAGTTCTGCTGGCTATCTCCTTCGCCCGTCAACCTACATGAACCGATCCGGCGACGCCGTGCGCGAGCTTCTAGCGCAGGGCTCGCTCACTCCGCAGGATCTTCTCGTGGTGTACGATGAGGCGGATCTTCCCGTGGGCGCGCTGCGGCTGCGCCCTGGCGGAGGACCGGGGACGCACCGAGGGATGAAGTCCGTGCTTGCTGCGCTGGGAACGGACGACGTTCCCCGGCTCCGTGTGGGTATCGGCCGCCCGGCGGATGGTGGCGATTGGGTGGATCACGTGCTCTCCCCCCCGCCCCGGGAGGAAGTGGAGGCCTTGGCTCGGGCGGTGGATTGGGCAAGCGAGCTGGCGTGGGAGTTCCTCCAATCGGGGATCGTTGGGGCCCTCGATCGGTTTTCCCGTGAGACGAGAGGGCCGGACCGTATAATCTAG
- a CDS encoding Ribose-phosphate pyrophosphokinase: MTEQRGLDDVRILSGTANLPLARRIAEILGVRLCEADAPSEGGLCYGPGRFPDGEVRVQIQQTVRGKDVFVIQPTSPPVNDHLMELLVLVDALRRASCREICAVIPYLGYARQDRKMTGRVPISARLVAELLETAGVNRVLTMDLHAGQIQGFFKVPLDHLRPDRMMAKYISDHHPEWLDNLTVASPDVGGVWRARRMAKRLGELVQAGGELPLAVVVMQRDEERKRVVVKDVIGRVSGRDVLLVDDILSSGKTLVTAAKEVMRSGAKRVFAACTHGVFAGDALRVLNTRWLQRVLVTDTIAHRDAVRKAPQIEIVSVAEFFADAIRRINRHESLTDLLAYMPV; the protein is encoded by the coding sequence ATGACTGAGCAAAGAGGATTGGATGACGTTCGGATCCTTTCGGGGACAGCGAATCTGCCCCTGGCCAGGCGCATTGCGGAGATCCTCGGCGTTCGGCTGTGCGAAGCCGACGCTCCCAGCGAGGGCGGCCTCTGCTACGGTCCAGGTCGCTTCCCCGACGGAGAGGTGCGTGTCCAGATCCAGCAGACGGTGCGCGGGAAGGATGTGTTCGTCATCCAGCCCACCTCTCCGCCCGTGAACGATCACCTGATGGAACTTCTCGTGCTGGTCGATGCGCTGCGGCGGGCGTCTTGCCGCGAGATTTGCGCGGTGATCCCGTACCTTGGGTACGCACGCCAGGATCGGAAGATGACGGGACGGGTTCCGATCTCGGCTCGGCTGGTGGCCGAGCTTCTGGAAACGGCGGGCGTGAACCGCGTTCTGACCATGGATCTCCATGCCGGGCAGATTCAGGGCTTCTTCAAGGTCCCTCTCGATCACCTGCGCCCGGATCGGATGATGGCGAAGTACATCTCTGACCATCACCCGGAGTGGCTGGACAATCTCACGGTCGCGTCCCCGGACGTGGGGGGGGTGTGGCGTGCCCGGAGGATGGCGAAGCGGCTTGGAGAGCTCGTGCAGGCTGGGGGGGAGCTTCCGCTGGCTGTGGTCGTGATGCAGCGTGATGAGGAGCGGAAGCGAGTCGTCGTCAAGGATGTCATCGGGCGGGTCTCCGGTCGCGACGTTCTGCTGGTGGACGACATCCTCTCGAGCGGCAAGACCCTCGTCACCGCGGCGAAGGAGGTCATGCGGAGCGGGGCGAAGCGGGTGTTCGCTGCCTGCACCCACGGCGTGTTCGCGGGGGACGCGCTGCGGGTACTCAACACACGGTGGTTGCAGCGGGTGCTGGTGACCGATACCATTGCTCACCGCGACGCGGTCCGGAAGGCCCCACAGATCGAAATCGTTTCGGTCGCTGAGTTCTTCGCGGATGCGATTCGCCGAATCAACCGCCACGAGTCGCTCACCGATCTCTTGGCGTACATGCCGGTGTAA
- a CDS encoding N-acetylglucosamine-1-phosphate uridyltransferase, producing the protein MDDSLDIVVLAAGKGTRMRSRRPKVLHPLCGVPLLEHVLRTAFSLSPRRVVVVVGHGGEEVRATSAADRVTFVDQGEPRGTGHAVFATRGAVAARTFLVLPGDVPLVPADALRALVRFHHERKATVSLLTMEPPDPGSYGRVARGDDGRPLRVVEASDATTEERAIREVNSGIWCLENSPELWEALAGLTTANAKGEFYLTDLVAWFSPPGKAAALLWPEADALRGVNDRLDLAQVEGALRRRILAAWMRDGVTVVDPATVYPSLDATVGEDTVLHPGTHLLGATVVGAGCTVGPQAYVVDSQIEDGARVWLSVVEGATVGPEANVGPYAHLRPGARIGRKAKVGNFVEVKAAVLGDGVKAGHLAYIGDAEVGAETNIGAGAITCNFRPGSKEKFRTEIGRGAFIGSNVSLVAPIRIGEGAVIGAGSVVTYDVPPYALALERAPEIVKTDWARQTVTGGEAHD; encoded by the coding sequence ATGGACGACTCGCTCGATATCGTGGTCCTGGCGGCGGGCAAGGGAACGCGTATGCGCTCCCGCCGCCCCAAGGTCCTCCACCCCCTGTGTGGCGTTCCCCTCCTCGAGCACGTGCTGCGCACGGCGTTCTCCCTTTCCCCACGCCGGGTCGTGGTCGTGGTGGGCCACGGGGGCGAGGAGGTGCGGGCCACGTCTGCAGCCGACAGGGTCACGTTCGTAGACCAAGGGGAGCCCCGCGGCACCGGCCACGCCGTGTTCGCCACGCGGGGAGCAGTGGCCGCGCGCACGTTCCTCGTCCTTCCCGGCGACGTTCCCCTCGTCCCCGCGGACGCCCTGCGGGCCCTCGTTCGGTTCCACCACGAGCGGAAGGCCACGGTGTCCCTCCTCACGATGGAGCCCCCCGATCCTGGCTCTTACGGCCGCGTGGCGCGGGGGGACGACGGACGCCCTCTGCGGGTCGTGGAGGCGTCGGACGCCACCACGGAGGAGCGCGCGATTCGCGAGGTGAACTCCGGGATCTGGTGTCTGGAGAACTCCCCCGAGCTCTGGGAGGCGCTCGCCGGGCTCACCACCGCCAACGCGAAGGGCGAGTTCTACCTCACCGACCTCGTGGCCTGGTTCTCGCCCCCGGGGAAGGCTGCGGCGCTTCTGTGGCCGGAGGCGGACGCCCTGCGCGGGGTGAACGATCGGCTGGACCTCGCCCAGGTCGAGGGCGCCCTCCGGCGGAGGATCCTCGCGGCTTGGATGCGAGACGGGGTGACCGTTGTCGACCCGGCGACCGTTTACCCGTCGCTCGACGCCACGGTCGGCGAGGACACGGTCCTCCACCCGGGGACCCATCTCCTCGGCGCCACGGTCGTCGGCGCGGGATGCACGGTTGGGCCGCAGGCCTACGTGGTGGACTCCCAGATCGAGGACGGGGCCCGGGTATGGCTCTCCGTCGTGGAGGGGGCGACGGTGGGCCCGGAGGCCAACGTGGGCCCGTACGCTCACCTTCGCCCGGGCGCGCGGATCGGGCGGAAGGCCAAGGTAGGGAACTTCGTTGAGGTGAAGGCGGCTGTCCTCGGCGATGGGGTGAAGGCTGGGCACCTTGCCTACATCGGCGATGCTGAGGTTGGGGCGGAAACGAACATCGGGGCCGGGGCCATCACCTGCAACTTCCGACCTGGATCGAAGGAGAAGTTCCGCACCGAGATCGGCCGTGGTGCGTTCATCGGCAGCAATGTGTCACTGGTCGCGCCCATTCGGATCGGCGAAGGAGCGGTGATCGGCGCAGGTTCTGTGGTCACCTACGATGTTCCCCCGTACGCGTTGGCTCTGGAGCGAGCTCCCGAGATCGTGAAGACGGACTGGGCTCGCCAAACAGTCACTGGAGGGGAAGCGCATGACTGA